One genomic region from Streptomyces sp. NBC_00457 encodes:
- a CDS encoding elongation factor G-like protein EF-G2, translated as MGDKANAHPGAAGRATAADHPASVRNVVLVGHSGSGKTTLVEALALTAGAVNRAGRVEDGGTVSDYDEIEHRQQRSVQLSLVPVEWDGIKVNILDTPGYADFVGELRAGLRAADAALFVVSASDGVDGSTRMVWEECAAVGMPRAIVVTHLEAARADYEEMTRICAEAFGGDDPDAVLPLYLPLHGPQGPDGHAPVTGLIGLLSQKLFDYSTGERKESDPDPERLPLIEEARNRLIEGIISESEDETLMDRYLGGESIDVKTLIDDLERAVARGVFFPVLAAAPAADGARQGLGTVELLELVTRGFPTPLEREAPRVTTVDGKPRELKLCDPDGPLVAEVVKTASDPYVGRVSLVRVFSGTLRPDATVHVSGHGLADRGHEDHDVDERIGALSAPFGKQQRTLTHCIAGDLASVAKLSRAETGDTLSAKDDPLLMEPWQMPDPLLPLAIQAHSKADEDKLSQGLSRLVAEDPTMRLEQNQDTHQVVLWCLGEAHADVALERLRSRYGVQVDVIGHKVSLRETFADKSAGRGRHVKQSGGHGQYAICEIEVEPLPGGSGIEFVDKVVGGAVPRQFIPSVEKGVRAQAARGVAAGHPLVDIRVTLLDGKAHSVDSSDAAFQTAGALALREAAADTKIHLLEPVAEVTVLVGDDYVGAVMSDLSGRRGRVLGTEQTTGARTLVRAEVPEIEIGRYAVDLRSLSHGTARFNRSYARHEPMPPQISERIREQERAAS; from the coding sequence ATGGGCGACAAGGCGAACGCACACCCCGGAGCCGCCGGCAGGGCAACAGCGGCCGACCACCCCGCGTCCGTACGGAATGTGGTGCTGGTCGGCCACAGCGGATCGGGCAAGACCACGTTGGTGGAAGCCCTCGCACTCACAGCGGGGGCAGTGAACCGGGCGGGCCGTGTGGAGGACGGCGGCACCGTTTCGGACTACGACGAGATCGAGCACCGGCAGCAGCGTTCGGTGCAGCTCTCCCTGGTGCCCGTCGAATGGGACGGCATCAAGGTCAACATCCTCGACACCCCCGGATACGCCGACTTCGTCGGAGAGCTGAGGGCCGGTCTGCGAGCGGCGGACGCGGCCCTTTTCGTCGTCTCCGCGTCGGACGGGGTGGACGGCTCGACCCGCATGGTGTGGGAGGAGTGCGCTGCCGTCGGCATGCCCCGCGCGATCGTCGTCACGCACCTGGAGGCCGCGCGCGCCGACTACGAGGAGATGACGCGGATCTGCGCGGAGGCCTTCGGCGGGGACGACCCCGACGCCGTCCTGCCGCTGTATCTGCCGCTGCACGGTCCGCAGGGGCCCGACGGGCACGCGCCCGTGACCGGGCTGATCGGGCTGCTGTCGCAGAAGCTGTTCGACTACTCGACCGGCGAGCGCAAGGAGTCGGATCCGGATCCGGAGCGGCTGCCGCTGATCGAGGAGGCCCGCAACCGGCTGATCGAGGGGATCATCTCGGAGAGCGAGGACGAGACCCTCATGGACCGGTATCTCGGCGGCGAGAGCATCGACGTCAAGACGCTGATCGACGACCTGGAACGGGCCGTCGCGCGCGGGGTCTTCTTCCCCGTCCTGGCCGCCGCCCCCGCGGCCGACGGCGCCCGGCAGGGACTCGGCACGGTCGAGCTGCTGGAACTGGTCACACGCGGCTTCCCGACCCCCCTGGAGCGCGAGGCACCCCGGGTCACCACCGTCGACGGCAAGCCGCGCGAGCTGAAGCTCTGCGACCCGGACGGGCCGCTGGTCGCCGAGGTCGTGAAGACGGCGTCCGACCCGTACGTCGGCCGGGTCTCCCTGGTGCGCGTCTTCTCCGGCACCCTGCGCCCCGACGCGACCGTGCATGTCTCCGGGCACGGACTCGCCGACCGGGGGCATGAGGACCACGACGTCGACGAACGGATCGGCGCCCTGTCCGCACCGTTCGGCAAGCAGCAGCGCACGCTCACCCACTGCATCGCCGGGGACCTGGCGTCCGTGGCGAAGCTGAGCCGCGCGGAGACCGGCGACACGCTCTCGGCCAAGGACGACCCCCTCCTGATGGAGCCCTGGCAGATGCCCGACCCGCTGCTGCCGCTGGCGATCCAGGCGCACAGCAAGGCCGACGAGGACAAGCTCTCGCAGGGCCTGTCCCGGCTGGTCGCCGAGGATCCGACGATGCGGCTCGAGCAGAACCAGGACACCCACCAGGTGGTGCTGTGGTGCCTGGGCGAGGCGCACGCGGACGTCGCGCTGGAGCGGCTGCGCAGCCGGTACGGCGTGCAGGTCGACGTGATCGGGCACAAGGTCTCCCTACGGGAGACGTTCGCGGACAAGTCCGCCGGGCGCGGCCGGCATGTGAAGCAGTCCGGCGGGCACGGGCAGTACGCGATCTGCGAGATCGAGGTGGAGCCGCTGCCGGGCGGCTCGGGCATCGAGTTCGTGGACAAGGTGGTCGGCGGTGCGGTGCCGCGGCAGTTCATCCCGTCGGTCGAGAAGGGCGTAAGGGCCCAGGCCGCCAGGGGAGTTGCGGCCGGACACCCGCTCGTCGACATCCGGGTGACGCTCCTCGACGGCAAGGCGCACTCCGTGGACTCCTCCGACGCCGCGTTCCAGACGGCGGGCGCGCTGGCGCTGCGGGAGGCCGCGGCCGACACGAAGATCCATCTGCTGGAGCCGGTGGCCGAGGTGACCGTCCTGGTCGGCGACGACTATGTGGGCGCCGTGATGAGCGACCTGTCGGGGCGGCGCGGCCGGGTACTGGGCACCGAGCAGACGACCGGCGCGCGGACCCTCGTACGGGCCGAGGTGCCGGAGATCGAGATCGGCCGGTACGCCGTCGACCTGCGGTCCCTGTCGCACGGCACAGCGCGCTTCAACCGTTCGTACGCCCGGCACGAGCCGATGCCGCCGCAGATCTCCGAAAGGATCCGTGAACAGGAGCGCGCCGCCTCATAG
- the pgsA gene encoding phosphatidylinositol phosphate synthase translates to MLNKYARAFFTRVLTPFAAFLIRRGVSPDTVTLLGTAGVVAGALVFYPMGEFFWGTVVITLFVFSDLVDGNMARQLGRSSRWGAFLDSTLDRVADGAIFGGFILWYAGGGDDLVLCAVSIFCLASGQVVSYTKARGESIGLPVAVNGLVERAERLVISLVAAGLAGLHDFGVPGIQYLLPVALWVVAVGSLVTLIQRVVTVRRESAEADEAAARENASQGSEAAK, encoded by the coding sequence ATGCTGAACAAGTACGCGCGTGCATTCTTCACGCGTGTCCTCACACCGTTCGCCGCGTTTCTCATCCGTCGCGGGGTCAGCCCCGACACGGTGACGCTCCTCGGCACCGCCGGAGTGGTCGCGGGAGCGCTGGTCTTCTACCCGATGGGCGAGTTCTTCTGGGGCACGGTCGTGATCACGCTGTTCGTGTTCTCCGACCTCGTCGACGGCAATATGGCCCGCCAGCTCGGCCGCTCCAGCCGCTGGGGCGCCTTCCTGGACTCCACGCTCGACCGGGTCGCCGACGGCGCGATCTTCGGCGGCTTCATCCTCTGGTACGCGGGGGGCGGCGACGACCTCGTGCTGTGCGCCGTCTCGATCTTCTGCCTGGCCAGCGGCCAGGTGGTGTCGTACACCAAGGCCCGCGGCGAGTCGATCGGCCTGCCGGTCGCGGTCAACGGGCTGGTCGAGCGTGCCGAGCGGCTGGTGATCTCCCTGGTCGCCGCCGGTCTCGCGGGCCTGCACGACTTCGGTGTGCCCGGTATCCAGTACCTGCTGCCGGTCGCCCTGTGGGTCGTCGCCGTCGGCAGCCTGGTGACGCTGATCCAGCGGGTCGTCACGGTCCGCCGGGAGTCGGCCGAGGCGGACGAGGCCGCCGCGCGGGAAAATGCCTCCCAAGGGAGTGAGGCGGCGAAGTGA
- a CDS encoding phosphatidylinositol mannoside acyltransferase: protein MSAQDRLTDALYGIGWSTVKKLPEPVAVRLGNAIADAAWKRRGKGVLRLESNYARVVPGASPERLAELSRAGMRSYLRYWMESFRLPAWSAERIRNGFEVKDIHHLTDGLAAGRGVVLALPHLGNWDLAGAWVTTQLKTPFTTVAERLKPETLYDRFVAYREGLGMEVLPHTGGTAFGTLARRLRDGGLVCLVADRDLSASGVEVEFFGDTARMPAGPALLAQQTGALLLPVTLWYDGSPVMRGRVHPPIEVPEAGTKSEKTSVMTQALADAFAGGIADHPEDWHMLQRLWLADLEPRPSDGERP, encoded by the coding sequence GTGAGCGCCCAGGATCGGCTGACGGACGCGCTGTACGGGATCGGCTGGAGCACGGTCAAGAAGCTCCCCGAGCCGGTCGCCGTACGACTGGGGAACGCGATCGCCGACGCCGCCTGGAAGCGGCGCGGCAAGGGCGTACTGCGGCTGGAGAGCAACTACGCGCGCGTGGTGCCGGGCGCGAGCCCGGAGCGCCTCGCCGAGCTCTCGCGCGCGGGCATGCGCTCGTATCTGCGGTACTGGATGGAGTCGTTCCGGCTGCCGGCCTGGAGCGCCGAGCGCATCAGGAACGGCTTCGAGGTCAAGGACATCCACCACCTCACGGACGGCCTCGCCGCCGGCCGCGGCGTCGTCCTGGCCCTGCCCCACCTGGGCAACTGGGACCTGGCCGGCGCCTGGGTCACCACCCAGCTGAAGACGCCCTTCACCACGGTCGCCGAGCGCCTGAAGCCCGAGACGCTGTACGACCGTTTCGTCGCCTACCGCGAAGGCCTCGGCATGGAGGTCCTGCCGCACACCGGCGGCACCGCCTTCGGCACCCTGGCCCGGCGGCTGCGTGACGGCGGGCTGGTCTGTCTGGTCGCCGACCGTGACCTGTCCGCCTCCGGTGTCGAGGTCGAGTTCTTCGGCGACACGGCCCGGATGCCCGCCGGACCCGCACTGCTCGCCCAGCAGACGGGCGCGCTTCTGCTGCCGGTGACGCTCTGGTACGACGGCTCGCCCGTCATGCGGGGTCGCGTTCACCCGCCGATCGAGGTACCCGAGGCAGGTACGAAGTCCGAGAAGACGTCTGTCATGACACAGGCGTTGGCGGATGCCTTCGCCGGCGGGATCGCCGACCATCCGGAGGACTGGCACATGCTGCAGCGACTGTGGCTCGCCGACCTGGAACCCCGACCGTCCGACGGGGAGCGGCCGTGA
- a CDS encoding glycosyltransferase family 4 protein, with amino-acid sequence MRIGIVCPYSWDVPGGVQFHIRDLAEYFIRLGHEVSVLAPADDDTPLPPYVVSAGRAVPVPYNGSVARLNFGFLSAARVRRWLHDGAFDVVHIHEPSSPSLGLLTCWAAQGPIVATFHTSNPRSRAMLAAYAILQAALEKISARIAVSEYARRTLVEHLGGDAVVIPNGVDVDFFAKAEPKPEWQGDTIGFIGRIDEPRKGLPVLIKALPKILAARPQTRLLVAGRGDEEEAVEKLPKEMRSRVEFLGMVSDEDKARLLRSVDLYVAPNTGGESFGIILVEAMSAGAPVLASDLDAFAQVLDQGAAGELFANEDANALAERAVRLLEDPERRAELRARGSAHVRRFDWSTVGADILSVYETVTDGTTAVAAADERSPGLRARLGLARD; translated from the coding sequence GTGAGAATCGGCATCGTCTGCCCGTACTCCTGGGACGTGCCGGGCGGCGTCCAGTTCCATATCCGCGACCTCGCCGAGTACTTCATCCGCCTCGGCCACGAAGTGTCCGTCCTCGCACCCGCCGACGACGACACCCCGCTCCCGCCGTACGTCGTCTCGGCGGGCCGCGCGGTCCCGGTGCCGTACAACGGCTCGGTGGCCCGGCTGAACTTCGGCTTCCTGTCGGCCGCGCGGGTACGGCGCTGGCTGCACGACGGCGCCTTCGACGTGGTCCACATCCATGAGCCGTCCTCGCCCTCGCTCGGCCTGCTCACCTGCTGGGCGGCGCAGGGCCCGATCGTCGCGACCTTCCACACGTCCAACCCGCGCTCCCGGGCGATGCTCGCCGCGTACGCGATCCTCCAGGCCGCGCTGGAGAAGATCAGCGCGCGGATCGCCGTGAGCGAGTACGCCCGCCGCACCCTCGTGGAACACCTCGGCGGCGACGCGGTGGTGATCCCGAACGGCGTGGACGTCGACTTCTTCGCCAAGGCCGAGCCCAAGCCCGAGTGGCAGGGCGACACGATCGGCTTCATAGGGCGCATCGACGAGCCCCGCAAGGGGCTGCCGGTGCTGATCAAGGCGCTGCCGAAGATCCTCGCCGCCCGTCCGCAGACCCGGCTGCTGGTCGCGGGGCGCGGCGACGAGGAGGAGGCCGTGGAGAAGCTGCCCAAGGAGATGCGCTCCCGGGTCGAGTTCCTCGGCATGGTCAGCGACGAGGACAAGGCCCGTCTGCTGCGCAGCGTCGACCTGTACGTCGCCCCCAACACCGGCGGCGAGAGCTTCGGGATCATCCTGGTCGAGGCCATGTCGGCGGGAGCGCCGGTGCTCGCCTCGGATCTGGACGCGTTCGCGCAGGTACTCGACCAGGGCGCCGCCGGCGAGTTGTTCGCCAACGAGGACGCGAACGCCCTCGCCGAGCGCGCCGTACGCCTCCTCGAGGACCCCGAGCGCCGGGCCGAGCTGCGGGCACGCGGCAGCGCCCACGTCCGGAGGTTCGACTGGTCCACGGTCGGCGCGGACATCCTGTCGGTCTACGAGACGGTGACGGACGGGACGACGGCGGTGGCGGCCGCCGACGAGCGCTCGCCGGGGTTGCGGGCACGGCTGGGGCTGGCGCGCGACTGA
- the pdxS gene encoding pyridoxal 5'-phosphate synthase lyase subunit PdxS, with the protein MSSTLPHSAQTPETGTARVKRGMAEQLKGGVIMDVVTPDQAKIAEDAGAVAVMALERVPADIRKDGGVARMSDPDMIEGIIEAVSIPVMAKSRIGHFVEAQVLQSLGVDYIDESEVLTPADEVNHSDKWAFTTPFVCGATNLGEALRRIAEGAAMIRSKGEAGTGNVVEAVRHLRQIKNEIARLRGYDNNELYAAAKELRAPYELVKEVSELGKLPVVLFSAGGVATPADAALMRQLGAEGVFVGSGIFKSGDPAKRAAAIVKATTFYDDPKIIADASRNLGEAMVGINCDTLPEAERYANRGW; encoded by the coding sequence GTGTCCAGCACGCTTCCCCACTCCGCCCAGACGCCCGAGACCGGCACCGCGCGCGTGAAGCGCGGCATGGCCGAGCAGCTCAAGGGCGGCGTGATCATGGACGTCGTCACGCCGGACCAGGCGAAGATCGCCGAGGACGCCGGCGCCGTGGCCGTCATGGCGCTGGAGCGGGTCCCGGCCGACATCCGCAAGGACGGCGGCGTGGCCCGTATGTCCGACCCGGACATGATCGAGGGCATCATCGAGGCCGTCTCCATCCCGGTCATGGCCAAGTCCCGCATCGGCCACTTCGTCGAGGCCCAGGTGCTGCAGTCCCTCGGCGTCGACTACATCGACGAGTCCGAGGTGCTCACCCCGGCCGACGAGGTCAACCACTCCGACAAGTGGGCGTTCACGACCCCCTTCGTCTGCGGTGCCACCAACCTGGGCGAGGCCCTGCGCCGCATCGCCGAGGGTGCGGCCATGATCCGCTCCAAGGGCGAGGCCGGCACCGGCAACGTCGTCGAGGCCGTCCGCCACCTGCGCCAGATCAAGAACGAGATCGCCCGTCTGCGCGGCTACGACAACAACGAGCTGTACGCCGCCGCCAAGGAGCTGCGTGCCCCGTACGAGCTCGTCAAGGAGGTCTCGGAGCTGGGCAAGCTGCCGGTGGTCCTCTTCTCCGCCGGTGGTGTCGCCACCCCGGCCGACGCCGCGCTGATGCGCCAGCTCGGCGCCGAGGGCGTCTTTGTCGGCTCCGGCATCTTCAAGTCCGGCGACCCGGCCAAGCGTGCCGCCGCCATCGTGAAGGCGACCACCTTCTACGACGACCCCAAGATCATCGCGGACGCGTCCCGCAACCTCGGCGAGGCCATGGTCGGCATCAACTGCGACACCCTCCCCGAGGCCGAGCGCTACGCGAACCGGGGCTGGTGA
- the pdxT gene encoding pyridoxal 5'-phosphate synthase glutaminase subunit PdxT, which produces MTAPVVGVLALQGDVREHLVALAAAGAVARPVRRPEELAGIDGLVLPGGESTTISKLAVLFGVMDPLRARVRDGMPVYGTCAGMIMLADKILDPRSGQETIGGIDMIVRRNAFGRQNESFEAAVEVRGIAGDPVEGVFIRAPWVESVGAAAEVLAEHDGHIVAVRQGNALATSFHPELTGDHRVHGLFVDMVRAYRTTESL; this is translated from the coding sequence ATGACCGCTCCCGTAGTCGGAGTGCTCGCGCTCCAGGGCGACGTACGGGAGCACCTCGTCGCCCTGGCCGCGGCCGGTGCCGTGGCCAGGCCGGTGCGGCGCCCCGAAGAGCTCGCCGGGATCGACGGCCTGGTCCTGCCCGGCGGCGAGTCCACCACCATCTCGAAGCTGGCGGTCCTCTTCGGCGTGATGGACCCCCTCCGCGCGCGCGTGCGGGACGGCATGCCCGTCTACGGCACCTGCGCGGGCATGATCATGCTCGCCGACAAGATCCTCGACCCGCGCTCGGGCCAGGAGACGATCGGCGGCATCGACATGATCGTGCGTCGCAACGCCTTCGGCCGGCAGAACGAGTCCTTCGAAGCGGCCGTCGAGGTGCGGGGCATCGCGGGCGATCCTGTGGAGGGCGTCTTCATCCGCGCCCCCTGGGTGGAGTCCGTCGGCGCCGCGGCCGAGGTACTCGCCGAGCACGACGGCCACATCGTCGCGGTCCGTCAGGGCAACGCGCTGGCCACGTCGTTCCACCCGGAACTGACCGGCGACCACCGCGTGCACGGCCTGTTCGTCGACATGGTGCGCGCGTACCGGACGACGGAGTCCTTGTAG
- a CDS encoding YebC/PmpR family DNA-binding transcriptional regulator → MSGHSKWATTKHKKAVIDAKRGKLFAKLIKNIEVAARTGGADPDGNPTLYDAIQKAKKSSVPNKNIDSAVKRGAGLEAGGADYETIMYEGYGPNGVAVLIECLTDNRNRAASDVRVAMTRNGGSMADPGSVSYLFNRKGVVIVPKGELTEDDVLGAVLDAGAEEVNDLGENFEVISEATDLVAVRTALQDAGIDYESADANFVPTMQVELDEEGAKKIFKLIDALEDSDDVQNVFANFDVSDEIMEKVDA, encoded by the coding sequence ATGTCCGGCCACTCTAAATGGGCCACGACGAAGCACAAGAAGGCCGTGATCGATGCCAAGCGCGGCAAGCTCTTCGCGAAGCTGATCAAGAACATCGAGGTCGCGGCCCGCACCGGTGGCGCCGACCCCGATGGCAACCCGACGCTGTACGACGCCATCCAGAAGGCGAAGAAGTCGTCGGTCCCGAACAAGAACATCGACTCCGCGGTCAAGCGCGGCGCCGGCCTGGAGGCCGGTGGCGCCGACTACGAGACGATCATGTACGAGGGCTACGGCCCGAATGGCGTCGCCGTGCTCATCGAGTGCCTCACCGACAACCGCAACCGCGCCGCCTCGGACGTCCGCGTCGCCATGACCCGCAACGGCGGCTCCATGGCCGACCCCGGCTCCGTGTCGTACCTCTTCAACCGCAAGGGCGTCGTGATCGTCCCCAAGGGCGAGCTGACCGAGGACGATGTCCTCGGTGCCGTGCTCGACGCGGGCGCCGAGGAGGTCAATGACCTCGGCGAGAACTTCGAGGTCATCAGCGAGGCCACCGACCTGGTCGCCGTCCGCACGGCCCTCCAGGACGCCGGCATCGACTACGAGTCCGCCGACGCGAACTTCGTCCCGACCATGCAGGTCGAACTGGACGAGGAGGGCGCCAAGAAGATCTTCAAGCTGATCGACGCGCTCGAGGACAGCGACGACGTCCAGAACGTCTTCGCCAACTTCGATGTGAGCGACGAGATCATGGAGAAGGTCGACGCGTAA
- the ruvC gene encoding crossover junction endodeoxyribonuclease RuvC — translation MRVLGVDPGLTRCGVGVVEGVAGRPLTMLGVGVVRTPADADLGHRLVAIEQGIEQWLDEHRPEFVAVERVFSQHNVRTVMGTAQASAVAMLCAARRGIPVALHTPSEVKAAVTGSGRADKAQVGAMVTRLLRLDAPPKPADAADALALAICHIWRAPAQNRLQQAVALHAAKTTASKGRPA, via the coding sequence TTGCGCGTACTGGGGGTGGACCCGGGGCTGACGCGGTGCGGTGTCGGCGTGGTCGAAGGTGTCGCGGGCCGGCCCCTCACCATGCTCGGCGTCGGAGTCGTCCGCACGCCCGCGGACGCGGACCTGGGGCACCGTCTCGTCGCCATCGAGCAGGGCATCGAGCAGTGGCTGGACGAACACCGGCCCGAATTCGTCGCCGTGGAGCGGGTGTTCAGCCAGCACAACGTGCGGACGGTGATGGGCACGGCCCAGGCCAGCGCCGTGGCCATGCTCTGCGCCGCCCGCCGAGGCATCCCCGTCGCCCTGCACACCCCCAGCGAGGTCAAGGCCGCCGTCACCGGCAGCGGCCGCGCGGACAAGGCGCAGGTCGGCGCGATGGTCACCCGACTGCTGCGGCTCGACGCGCCCCCCAAGCCCGCCGACGCCGCCGACGCGCTCGCGCTCGCCATCTGCCACATCTGGCGGGCCCCCGCCCAGAACCGCCTCCAGCAGGCTGTCGCCCTGCACGCGGCAAAAACAACCGCATCGAAAGGTCGCCCGGCATGA
- the ruvA gene encoding Holliday junction branch migration protein RuvA, whose amino-acid sequence MIAFVSGTVAALAPDAAVVEVGGVGMAVQCTPNTLSTLRLGQPAKLHTSLVVREDSLTLYGFADDDERQTFELLQTASGVGPRLAQAMLAVHSPDALRRAVTTADEKALTAVPGIGKKGAQKLLLELKDRLGEPIGAPAMGTAISSGWRDQLHAALIGLGYATREAEEAVAAVAPQAEAAEGTPPVGQLLKAALQTLNRAR is encoded by the coding sequence ATGATCGCCTTCGTCAGCGGCACGGTCGCCGCCCTCGCCCCCGACGCTGCGGTGGTCGAGGTCGGCGGTGTCGGCATGGCCGTCCAGTGCACGCCGAACACCCTGTCCACGCTCCGGCTCGGTCAGCCCGCCAAGCTGCACACCTCGCTCGTGGTCCGAGAGGACTCGCTCACCCTGTACGGCTTCGCGGACGACGACGAACGGCAGACCTTCGAACTGCTCCAGACCGCCAGCGGAGTCGGCCCCCGCCTGGCCCAGGCCATGCTCGCCGTACACAGCCCGGACGCCCTGCGCCGAGCCGTCACGACAGCCGACGAGAAGGCACTCACCGCCGTCCCCGGCATCGGCAAGAAGGGCGCCCAGAAGCTGCTGCTGGAGCTGAAGGACCGCCTCGGCGAGCCGATCGGCGCCCCCGCGATGGGAACGGCGATCAGCAGCGGCTGGCGAGACCAACTGCACGCCGCGCTGATCGGACTGGGCTACGCCACCCGCGAAGCCGAAGAGGCCGTGGCCGCCGTGGCCCCGCAGGCCGAGGCGGCAGAGGGCACCCCGCCAGTGGGCCAGCTGCTGAAGGCCGCTCTCCAGACCCTCAACCGCGCCCGCTGA
- the ruvB gene encoding Holliday junction branch migration DNA helicase RuvB — protein MNWDDPTDTPAAERLVGSVADREDQAVEAALRPKDLDEFIGQEKVREQLDLVLRAARARGATADHVLLSGAPGLGKTTLSMIIAAEMGAPIRITSGPAIQHAGDLAAILSSLQEGEVLFLDEIHRMSRPAEEMLYMAMEDYRVDVIVGKGPGATAIPLELPPFTLVGATTRAGLLPPPLRDRFGFTAHMEFYEPAELERVIHRSAHLLDVEIGADGAAEIAGRSRGTPRIANRLLRRVRDYAQVKADGIITRDIASAALKVYEVDARGLDRLDRGVLEALLKLFGGGPVGLSTLAVAVGEERETVEEVAEPFLVREGLLARTPRGRVATPAAWAHLGLTPPRSSGAGNGQQDLFGT, from the coding sequence ATGAACTGGGACGACCCGACCGACACCCCCGCCGCCGAGCGGCTGGTGGGGTCGGTCGCCGACCGTGAGGACCAGGCCGTCGAGGCCGCCCTGCGCCCCAAGGACCTGGACGAGTTCATCGGCCAGGAGAAGGTCCGCGAGCAACTCGACCTCGTCCTGCGGGCCGCACGCGCGCGTGGCGCCACCGCCGACCATGTGCTGCTCTCCGGCGCCCCCGGCCTCGGCAAGACCACCCTCTCGATGATCATCGCGGCCGAGATGGGCGCCCCGATCCGCATCACCAGCGGCCCCGCCATCCAGCACGCCGGCGACCTCGCCGCGATCCTGTCCTCGCTCCAGGAGGGCGAGGTCCTCTTCCTCGACGAGATCCACCGCATGTCCCGGCCCGCCGAGGAGATGCTCTACATGGCGATGGAGGACTACCGCGTCGACGTCATCGTCGGCAAGGGCCCGGGCGCCACCGCCATCCCGCTCGAACTTCCGCCCTTCACCCTGGTCGGCGCCACCACGCGCGCGGGCCTGCTGCCGCCCCCGCTGCGCGACCGCTTCGGCTTCACCGCGCACATGGAGTTCTACGAGCCCGCCGAGCTGGAGCGCGTCATCCACCGCTCCGCGCACCTCCTCGACGTCGAGATCGGGGCCGACGGCGCCGCCGAGATCGCCGGCCGCTCCCGCGGCACACCCCGTATCGCCAACCGCCTGCTGCGCCGCGTCCGCGACTACGCGCAGGTCAAGGCCGACGGGATCATCACCCGCGACATCGCGTCGGCGGCACTGAAGGTGTACGAAGTCGACGCCCGCGGGCTCGACCGGCTCGACCGGGGCGTCCTCGAAGCCCTGCTCAAGCTCTTCGGCGGCGGTCCGGTCGGACTGTCGACGCTCGCCGTCGCGGTGGGGGAGGAGCGGGAGACCGTGGAAGAGGTCGCCGAGCCGTTCCTCGTACGGGAGGGGCTGCTGGCCCGCACCCCGCGCGGCCGGGTGGCCACGCCCGCCGCATGGGCACATCTCGGCCTCACCCCGCCCCGCTCGTCCGGTGCCGGAAACGGACAACAGGACCTGTTCGGGACGTGA
- the yajC gene encoding preprotein translocase subunit YajC, translating to MSLVTLLPFIVLIGAMFLMTRSAKKKQQQAANMRNEMQPGSGVRTIGGMYATVKEVNEDTVLLDAGPGVDLLFAKNAIGAVLTDDEYNRIVHGVEHDLKSDVVPDDASSLTEPESGATAADSDDTPVDLGKKDADEEPADEPAAAEAKADDEPKKTDGDSDAK from the coding sequence GTGAGTCTCGTGACCCTCCTCCCGTTCATCGTGCTCATCGGGGCCATGTTCCTGATGACCCGCTCGGCCAAGAAGAAGCAGCAGCAGGCCGCGAACATGCGGAACGAAATGCAGCCCGGCAGCGGCGTCCGCACGATCGGGGGCATGTACGCCACGGTCAAAGAGGTCAACGAGGACACGGTCCTCCTCGACGCAGGCCCGGGTGTCGACCTCCTCTTCGCCAAGAACGCGATCGGTGCCGTCCTGACCGACGACGAGTACAACCGCATCGTCCACGGCGTCGAGCACGACCTGAAGAGCGACGTCGTCCCGGACGACGCCTCCTCCCTCACCGAGCCGGAGTCCGGCGCGACCGCCGCCGACTCCGACGACACGCCGGTCGACCTGGGCAAGAAGGACGCTGACGAGGAGCCGGCCGACGAGCCCGCGGCCGCCGAGGCGAAGGCTGACGACGAGCCGAAGAAGACCGACGGCGACTCCGACGCGAAGTAG